From Deltaproteobacteria bacterium, a single genomic window includes:
- a CDS encoding carbon starvation protein A, translating to MSLPLIALLFLVAISLGYHFYGRWIARLFALHETVATPAHQQNDGIDFVPTKKFYLLGQHFSAIAAAGPIAGPILACQQFGWLPCLLWIGFGVIFIGAVHDFSTLIGSVRHQGKSIAEIIRINIGQKAWLGLMIFIWIALLYVIIAFTDITAGTFVGRIEELEGVQVSFERGGAVAAASISYLLLAVVMGVVQKKWKPPLWLITVIFVPATLLVVWGGTKISTWLIFSKLTWGIGILAYCFIASLLPVWVLLQPRGYLGGFVLYMVLAIGVIGAFFGGYPIEQSAFKTWNAPGLTGSLFPFLFVTIACGACSGFHGLVCSGTTSKQIDKEPDCHAVGYGGMLLEGFVALIALTTIMIVADDQVKGPPGAIYGAGIGRFLTLLLGKEKLLFAITFGTMAFSTFVFDTLDVTTRLGRYILQELFGRKDRVTGGIATLLTVAIPGVLVAFAPEGGWLHFWVLFGTSNQLLAGLSLLGLTVWLYKTSRPYGYVLLPMLFVMTITFWSLLRQIQSAYQKYLNEGWAGGIGLINGLVALILCLLASFIIFEAYRVITLRKKEV from the coding sequence ATATCGCTCCCCTTAATAGCCCTCCTCTTCCTCGTTGCCATCTCTCTGGGTTATCACTTCTATGGACGATGGATTGCGAGACTTTTTGCCCTTCATGAAACGGTTGCGACACCCGCCCACCAACAAAACGACGGTATTGATTTTGTCCCGACAAAAAAATTCTACCTCCTGGGTCAGCATTTCAGTGCTATCGCTGCTGCGGGGCCGATTGCCGGGCCGATTCTTGCCTGTCAGCAGTTTGGTTGGCTCCCCTGTCTCCTCTGGATCGGATTTGGTGTGATCTTTATTGGAGCCGTCCATGACTTCTCAACGTTGATTGGCAGTGTCCGTCATCAAGGAAAATCAATTGCCGAGATTATCCGGATCAACATTGGTCAAAAGGCCTGGTTGGGGCTGATGATCTTTATCTGGATTGCCCTCCTCTATGTGATCATCGCTTTTACGGATATTACTGCCGGGACCTTCGTCGGCCGGATTGAAGAGCTCGAGGGGGTGCAGGTCAGTTTTGAGCGTGGAGGGGCTGTTGCGGCGGCCAGTATCTCTTACCTTCTTTTGGCGGTTGTCATGGGAGTGGTACAAAAGAAATGGAAACCCCCTCTCTGGCTCATCACCGTCATTTTTGTGCCCGCCACACTCTTGGTTGTTTGGGGGGGGACTAAAATTTCAACCTGGCTGATCTTTTCCAAATTGACCTGGGGGATTGGGATCCTCGCCTATTGCTTCATCGCATCACTCCTCCCTGTCTGGGTTCTTTTACAACCACGCGGCTATCTTGGCGGTTTTGTCCTCTATATGGTGTTAGCGATCGGAGTGATTGGGGCCTTCTTTGGTGGTTACCCAATTGAGCAAAGTGCCTTCAAGACATGGAACGCCCCCGGGCTCACCGGTTCTCTCTTCCCATTTCTGTTTGTCACGATCGCCTGCGGCGCCTGCTCCGGCTTTCATGGCCTTGTCTGTTCCGGAACGACATCAAAACAGATTGACAAGGAGCCCGACTGTCATGCCGTCGGTTATGGCGGGATGTTGTTGGAGGGATTTGTCGCCCTGATTGCACTAACCACGATCATGATTGTTGCCGATGATCAGGTTAAAGGCCCCCCCGGCGCCATTTATGGTGCCGGCATTGGTCGTTTTTTGACGCTCCTTTTAGGAAAAGAAAAACTCCTCTTTGCCATCACCTTCGGGACGATGGCATTTTCCACTTTTGTGTTCGACACACTGGATGTCACAACGCGGCTCGGTCGGTATATTCTGCAGGAGCTGTTCGGCAGAAAGGATCGGGTGACGGGAGGAATCGCCACCTTGCTGACCGTTGCAATCCCCGGAGTTCTCGTTGCCTTCGCCCCGGAAGGTGGCTGGCTCCACTTCTGGGTCCTTTTTGGGACATCGAATCAATTATTGGCCGGCTTAAGTCTTCTCGGGTTGACTGTTTGGTTATACAAAACCTCACGTCCTTACGGATATGTCTTGCTCCCGATGCTCTTTGTGATGACGATCACCTTCTGGTCACTTCTACGACAGATCCAGTCTGCTTACCAAAAATATCTGAATGAAGGATGGGCCGGCGGGATCGGTCTGATTAACGGACTTGTCGCCCTGATCCTTTGCCTGCTTGCCTCATTCATTATCTTCGAGGCCTACCGGGTGATTACATTACGAAAGAAAGAGGTCTGA
- a CDS encoding FAD-dependent thymidylate synthase, which translates to MTFLSEPPLVSLAGIIKEPYNLAIAAARTCYSSKGILTVQDVVKDEKSRELRDKIAQSTLEAGHLTTRQHASFVFALDRISRQFIWSFLHSHPFYNSEQVSQRYVKVAPGHYTVPPLKGRQAEKYHQIVQLQMDRYHQFIELLMPEIRRRFFKIFPARQARSDQYESKLKKRAYEVARYVLPVATHAYMYHTISALTLLRYWRLCQIFDTPFEQRYVVGQMIEAVKKVDPDFGKELQDPISLEETPEFRFFQDRGDCKGGALRAEKFVGEFDTSLESHISKLVDYGLNAESVLAQSVRNVLGLPQQQMTEDEAILFVMSPKQNRHLGDTLNLTTLSKLTRVLFHPHYTFRKKISHTADSQDQRHRMTPASRPILSAHYSGRADYIEPLLVRENEPARELYAKTMDEVFQGINQLLDDGVSPEFALYLLPNAFPIRFEESGDLLNLHHKWKTRACYDAQEEIFFATIDELKQVQEVHPRIARHILAPCYLRKEAGKSPYCPEGDRFCGVPVWKLKLEEYQRQL; encoded by the coding sequence ATGACATTTCTTTCCGAACCACCCCTCGTTTCCCTCGCGGGAATTATTAAAGAGCCTTATAATTTGGCGATTGCTGCGGCACGGACCTGTTATTCCTCCAAAGGGATCCTGACGGTTCAGGATGTTGTTAAAGATGAAAAATCCCGCGAGCTTCGGGACAAGATCGCCCAATCGACGCTGGAGGCGGGTCATCTGACCACACGACAACATGCGAGCTTCGTTTTTGCGCTGGACAGGATTTCCCGGCAGTTCATCTGGTCGTTCCTCCACAGTCACCCTTTTTACAATTCAGAACAGGTGAGTCAGCGCTATGTAAAAGTGGCGCCGGGACATTACACGGTGCCTCCCTTAAAAGGGCGTCAGGCAGAGAAGTATCATCAGATTGTCCAGCTTCAGATGGACCGGTATCATCAGTTTATTGAACTTTTGATGCCGGAGATTCGCCGCCGATTTTTCAAGATCTTCCCGGCCCGCCAGGCCAGGTCAGACCAATATGAATCCAAGCTCAAAAAGCGGGCGTACGAAGTGGCCCGCTATGTCCTGCCGGTGGCGACACACGCCTATATGTATCACACCATCAGTGCCCTGACCCTTCTGCGCTATTGGCGCCTTTGTCAAATCTTCGATACCCCCTTTGAACAACGTTATGTCGTCGGCCAGATGATTGAAGCGGTCAAAAAGGTCGATCCCGATTTTGGGAAGGAACTGCAGGATCCGATTTCGTTGGAAGAGACACCGGAGTTCCGTTTTTTTCAGGACAGGGGAGATTGCAAGGGAGGGGCGTTGCGTGCAGAGAAGTTTGTGGGGGAATTTGATACCTCTCTTGAATCGCATATCTCAAAACTGGTTGATTACGGCCTCAATGCGGAATCGGTCCTGGCCCAGTCGGTGCGAAATGTCCTGGGGCTTCCCCAGCAACAAATGACAGAGGATGAGGCGATTCTGTTTGTGATGAGCCCCAAACAGAACCGGCATCTTGGTGACACACTGAATTTGACGACCCTCTCCAAATTAACGCGTGTCCTGTTTCACCCCCACTACACCTTCAGGAAGAAAATTTCCCACACCGCTGATTCTCAAGATCAACGTCATCGGATGACGCCGGCCTCCCGTCCCATTTTATCGGCCCACTATTCGGGGCGTGCTGATTATATCGAACCACTGTTGGTTCGGGAAAATGAACCAGCTCGTGAGTTGTATGCCAAAACAATGGATGAGGTTTTTCAGGGCATTAATCAATTGTTGGATGATGGTGTCTCGCCTGAATTTGCCCTCTATCTTTTACCCAATGCCTTTCCGATCCGGTTTGAGGAGTCGGGAGATCTCCTGAATCTTCATCACAAATGGAAAACCCGTGCTTGCTACGATGCCCAGGAGGAGATCTTTTTTGCAACGATTGATGAATTGAAGCAAGTTCAGGAAGTCCATCCGCGTATTGCCCGTCATATTTTGGCCCCCTGCTACCTCCGCAAGGAGGCCGGAAAGAGTCCTTATTGTCCCGAGGGAGACCGTTTTTGCGGAGTGCCGGTATGGAAACTCAAGCTCGAGGAGTATCAGAGGCAGCTATAA
- a CDS encoding phosphoadenylyl-sulfate reductase encodes MSDAALAKKAEELESKSAEEVLRWSLEVYHPRIALASSFGAEDVVLVDMMCKINPKARIFTLDTGRLNAETYEVMDRIRERYKIKLEVMFPKTEATEAMVREKGMNLFYDSIENRKECCGVRKVEPLGRALRGLDAWITGLRRQQSVTRTAVSKVETDAAHNNIVKVNPLADWTSEQVWDYIRKNDVPYNRLHDMGYPSIGCAPCTRAIKPGEDERAGRWWWENPETKECGLHVKK; translated from the coding sequence ATGAGTGATGCTGCGTTAGCCAAAAAAGCTGAGGAATTAGAGAGCAAGAGTGCGGAGGAGGTCCTTCGATGGAGTCTTGAGGTCTACCATCCACGGATCGCACTGGCCTCAAGCTTTGGGGCGGAAGATGTCGTCCTGGTTGACATGATGTGCAAAATTAATCCAAAGGCGCGGATTTTTACACTGGATACCGGCCGTCTCAACGCGGAGACCTATGAGGTGATGGATCGGATTCGGGAGCGTTATAAAATTAAGCTAGAGGTCATGTTCCCAAAGACGGAGGCAACGGAGGCGATGGTTCGTGAGAAGGGGATGAATCTTTTCTATGATTCGATTGAAAACCGCAAGGAGTGTTGCGGTGTCCGCAAAGTGGAACCGCTCGGTCGTGCCCTCCGAGGATTGGATGCCTGGATCACCGGACTCAGGCGGCAGCAATCGGTGACCCGGACGGCTGTGTCCAAGGTGGAAACGGATGCGGCCCACAACAATATCGTAAAAGTGAATCCGTTAGCCGATTGGACCAGTGAGCAGGTTTGGGATTACATCCGGAAGAACGACGTTCCTTACAACCGCCTTCATGACATGGGATACCCCTCTATTGGTTGTGCCCCGTGCACACGCGCCATCAAGCCGGGAGAAGATGAACGGGCCGGCCGCTGGTGGTGGGAGAATCCGGAAACGAAAGAATGTGGGCTTCATGTGAAGAAGTAG
- a CDS encoding ferredoxin family protein: protein MPYVINQECLGEQYADCVDVCPVNCIYPGEYKGEPFMVIDPDVCIDCGACLPECPIEAIVATVDEAPEWAKVNAELSPMWKNNPAVTPRPPQDPPRKTHPNPTLKP, encoded by the coding sequence ATGCCATACGTCATCAATCAGGAGTGTTTGGGAGAGCAATATGCCGACTGTGTCGATGTCTGTCCTGTCAACTGCATTTACCCCGGAGAGTATAAGGGGGAGCCTTTCATGGTGATTGATCCGGACGTCTGCATTGATTGCGGGGCTTGTCTCCCGGAATGCCCGATTGAGGCGATTGTCGCGACTGTGGATGAAGCACCGGAATGGGCCAAGGTCAATGCTGAATTATCGCCGATGTGGAAAAACAATCCCGCGGTAACACCCCGCCCTCCGCAGGATCCGCCACGCAAAACACACCCGAATCCAACATTAAAGCCGTAA
- a CDS encoding zinc-binding dehydrogenase, producing MKAIRVHEHGGIEQLRIDEISTPKPSSEEVLLKIKAVGMNHMDLWVRKGLPGFNLPLPIILGCEASGVVEESGSKANRFKKGDDVVINPLISCGDCPACKRGEDHYCPSFGLYGETQDGFDSEYTVISEKILLPKPKSLSFEEAAAIPVTFITAWEMLVGKCKVREGQTVLVIAASSGVGTAAVQIAKLHGARVIATAGSDEKLSLARKLGADEVINHRSSDIAKEVKKMTGGRGVEIVFEHVGAATWEASLRSLAHLGKIVTCGATTGAEVKLQLTHLFIKQQQIIGSTMGPSASLKTILELTGKGKLKPVIDHIFPFSQVKEAHERLEGRGQFGKIVLRPD from the coding sequence ATGAAAGCAATTCGAGTCCATGAGCATGGGGGAATTGAACAGCTCCGGATCGATGAGATTTCAACCCCAAAGCCATCTTCAGAAGAGGTCTTGTTAAAGATCAAGGCCGTTGGAATGAATCATATGGACCTTTGGGTTCGGAAGGGGTTGCCCGGATTCAATCTCCCCCTCCCAATCATTCTGGGGTGTGAGGCCTCCGGCGTTGTTGAAGAATCTGGATCCAAGGCGAATCGATTCAAAAAAGGAGATGACGTGGTAATAAATCCGCTGATCTCCTGCGGCGATTGCCCTGCTTGTAAGCGGGGAGAGGATCATTACTGCCCCTCTTTTGGTCTCTACGGGGAGACTCAAGACGGTTTTGATTCGGAATATACCGTCATTTCAGAAAAGATTCTTCTCCCCAAACCGAAATCTCTCTCCTTTGAGGAGGCTGCGGCAATTCCGGTTACCTTCATAACCGCGTGGGAGATGTTGGTGGGAAAGTGCAAGGTTCGGGAGGGGCAGACTGTCTTAGTGATTGCGGCATCAAGCGGAGTAGGGACTGCCGCTGTACAGATTGCGAAACTTCATGGGGCACGAGTCATTGCGACAGCTGGTTCAGATGAAAAATTGTCGCTAGCCAGAAAACTGGGGGCGGATGAGGTGATCAACCACCGTTCTTCCGATATTGCCAAGGAGGTAAAAAAGATGACAGGTGGGCGTGGCGTTGAGATCGTTTTTGAGCATGTCGGCGCGGCCACCTGGGAAGCGAGTCTCCGATCACTCGCGCACCTTGGAAAAATAGTTACCTGCGGGGCAACAACCGGTGCGGAGGTCAAGCTCCAGCTCACCCATCTCTTCATCAAACAGCAGCAAATCATCGGCTCAACAATGGGTCCTTCCGCCTCCTTAAAAACTATTTTGGAACTCACGGGCAAAGGAAAACTCAAGCCGGTTATTGATCATATATTTCCATTCTCTCAAGTGAAAGAGGCCCACGAAAGATTGGAAGGGCGGGGTCAATTTGGAAAAATTGTCTTAAGGCCTGATTAA
- a CDS encoding zinc ribbon domain-containing protein, whose product MPLYAYQCEACKKEHEVIQKFSDSPLKKCPFCGGRLNKKLTATSFQLKGSGWYKDGYSSVKPSSVKEKSSDSTTEKSEKKEKPAAEKK is encoded by the coding sequence ATGCCGCTTTACGCCTACCAATGTGAGGCTTGTAAAAAAGAGCATGAGGTCATCCAGAAATTCAGCGATTCTCCACTGAAAAAGTGCCCTTTTTGTGGCGGACGGCTGAATAAGAAACTCACTGCGACCTCCTTTCAACTCAAAGGGAGCGGCTGGTACAAGGATGGATACTCCTCGGTAAAGCCCTCCAGTGTCAAAGAAAAGAGTAGTGATTCCACTACTGAAAAATCGGAAAAGAAGGAAAAACCGGCCGCTGAAAAGAAATAA
- a CDS encoding DUF1543 domain-containing protein → MKLFLVHCGFYDQKMSDEKPNIFEGHHNFYVAAKDRHEAKEKAKQKSLYIAKGMHIDGIHEIDVVDGYQVILEKTSTAG, encoded by the coding sequence ATGAAACTCTTTCTTGTCCATTGCGGCTTTTACGATCAAAAAATGAGCGATGAAAAGCCGAACATCTTTGAGGGACATCATAATTTTTATGTAGCGGCAAAAGATCGCCATGAGGCGAAGGAAAAGGCAAAGCAGAAATCATTATACATTGCGAAGGGGATGCATATTGATGGGATCCACGAGATCGACGTGGTGGATGGTTATCAGGTGATCTTGGAGAAAACATCGACGGCAGGAA